The Cydia amplana chromosome 10, ilCydAmpl1.1, whole genome shotgun sequence DNA window GATTCATGACTCAGTATCGTATTGTGTATCGTATCGCTATCGATAACTTGAGTCGatatttaattcattattaGCAATGGTACATACGTTTTTGCGGCCGGGCTATGTACATTTGGAACTCTATTACAATGAGAGAAAGTTCAAAATTGTGaacttaaataagtatttatgagACGGCTTTGTGCAAACAGCCTCTAGTTTTGGTACGTATAAGAGTTTGCAGGAGTTTCGCAATTTCCGCCGTCTGTTCCTATTCGTCTGTTTGTACCCTGTTGTTGACAATAAGTTCAACAGAGTGGGGATGAATAAGTAGACCAACTCTTTAACCCTTTTCTGGGCAGACGTTGTCGTCGACgtcatgataataataataataaattcatttattgcgACCAGCTTGGATCAGTTCAATGTGTCAGTGACAGTTTTTatcttaatattaatatatacaaAATTATTTACTACTATTATGTGCACTTCGGTTCATTCGTACTGGGGTCaaaccagtgttgccagatctacTGATTAAGCAGTAAATCTatctgattttaaaaatatctactgATCTACTGCTTTTTGCTGGTGAGCTACTGATTTTTCGAAAACGAggggtaaaatttataaaaccatCATAAGACCTGTCGTCATGTATGGATGGAGTGTTGGGTTCTAAAGGTGACGGATGAGAAGAGATTGCATGTAGCGGAAATGAGAATGTTAAGATGGATGTGTGGTGTGACAAGAATGGATAGGATATAAGGAATGGTATATAAGAGGAAGCctgaaagttgcacccataGTAGAAAAAGTAAGAGCGAATCGCCTAGCGTGGTATGGGtatgtgatgcggagggatgaaagtcatgtgacgagaaaggtattacgaatgaatgtggagagaattaacgggagaggaaaaccgaggaaaagatgGATGGActgagtcatgtgacgagaaaggtattacgaatgaatgtggagggaattaacgggagaggaaaaccgaggaaaaggtggctggactgtgtgagagatgatatgaaacgaacgcaagtaaATGATGAAATGACGATGACGGGCgagagagaggtatggaagaaaaaaacatgctgcgccgaccccaaatgaatgggataagggcaagcgaatgatgagtagaaaaaaaacttgtgctcatttattaattataataacagaaGTAAGAGACATAATGATACTCTTCATTTTactgttactgacaatttgatttGCCAGCTATACTCAATTACTCAATCACGCCCAGtttgtcagcagaaaaaggaaaaataaaacaaattttctatgggaggttggtgtctgagggtctaccgcaaatcacgttcgacgtgttacctccctgtcacacttacgtacgaatttacaagtgcgacagagaggcaacacgtcgaacgtggttcgcggtaggccgtcAGGTcagagcattttttttttcaattttacctATTGCAGACATCACTTTTTAAATCTACTGCTTTTTTCCCCTATCTACtgctaaaacgattttttttctactgaatatTGCAGATttcatctggcaacactgggtcaaacacaaaactatgttcgcgtctttcctgtagacatacacaaaagttaagggttataaaggttaattttcttatttaaaccTCATCcacatgaaaagttattccttttatttggataagtatgatgaaatcattacctacatgcccacaagctgttaactattgtccACACGAGAGAAAACTGTACAGTTCGCGAACACACAAGTTTTGTCTCCtttgggcaatagttaacagcttgtgggcatgtattTCTGGATACATGAACTTCTGCCCAAAGGGTGTGGTGTTTCGGAGGTCCCGATTAAATCTTATGCTAAAACAGATGACATATAGATCAGATAACTGTAGTCTACAAAATGATTCTTTGTttttaagattattattattgtatgctAGTAAGTAAGGTATGTATATATGGGTCTTAAgtgcctgaaaataaattatatttgatttGTATTAAAAGACAATTAAGAACTTTTGATTCACCTTCAAGAAAAGTCGCATCTCTAAACAATATCACGTTAATTACTTAGGTAATGCCTAATCAGATCACAAACTTGGTTAATTGTAAATTCTATTGATATCTTAATCCATTAGGTAccttaatttgttttgtttatatgtTGATTCTAATAATTACAGTTACTTATATTTCAGTATAATAAACTCGCTCATTATACCTACACTATTGTTTAAAGTTAACAATATTAAGCTTCCAAATCCATTTCAACATAATTGCGTGTGGGTTTAGTTAGCCTTATCTAGTTCGCAACATAAACAATAGAGGGCTTTCATATGATGAATTATCTGCTTATATTCAACAATGCTCTTCCAAATGCGGCAAACACATTCAATTATAGTACAGCGGTTTCAGTTTGTAAAAGCGGCacccaaaatagttatttacgatacgagTGCAAGTGTacacatatggtgctactttcccgcactagtgcgtaaataagcacttttctttgctgtcaaaaatttaaaggggcatatgtactgtaaaacgttctaCGATatgcgtgcgaataggtaattcgcaactcgtgtcgatttaaaacactcccttcggtcgtgttttaatttatagccACTCGTTTCGggtttcctcttttccgcacttgtatcgtaaataactatttcaacaCACTTGCTCGTAACGTACTCGTAGAACTTATTAAACCGCTTTTAGACTCATAATCCGAAATATTACGCACGTGTGGTTtttcaatatacatattatcgcACTTTGTGTGTGACATTGTgatataagtaaattaatatacacgAGGCGATATTGTGCGCGAGCTGAAAGCGAGCGCGCAATAAGAAAGCCGATGTTTGTAATGACCAATGCACACGTGTTTCATACGACGTATGACCGATTTTGTACTTTTACTGttttaacaattaaaatttgattataatatgtaaagttctctttttagggttccgtagccaaatggcaaaaaacagaacccttatagattcgtcatgtctgtctgtctgtctgtccgtctgtccgtgtatgtcacagtcacttttctccgaaactataggaactatactgttgaaacttggtaagtagatgtattctgtgaaccgcattaagattttcacacaaaaatagaaaaaaaacaataaatttttagggttccctatacttagaactgaaactcaaaattttttttttcatcaaacctatacgtgtggggtatctatggataggtcttcaaaaatgatattgaggtttctaatatcatttttttctaaactgaatagtttgcgcgagagacacttccaaagtggtaaaatgtgtgtccccccccctgtaacttctaaaataacagaatgataaaactaaaaaaaatatatgatgtacattaccgtgtaaacttccaccgaaaattggtttgaacgagatctagtaagtagtttttttttaatacgtcataaatcgcctaaatacggaacccttcatgggcgagtccgactcgcacttggccgcttttttgttgaaAAACGTCGTATGCATTGGTCATTACACACATCGCTTTCTTATTTATATCGCCTCGTGTGTAATGACCAACGTAGCACACAtgtcatttttaacaagcttttattaggtcgacctgtatgtaactaactatgtaatggaatctaaggtaactaatttaaccatcttccaaggatcgtagcgtcatgaaaattgacagctgtatgtagttctgatgacaatacaataatatagtactgtcgaactgatctgatgatagagacaggaggtggccataggaactctcgacctgtatgtaactaacatgtaatggaatttaaggtaactaatttaaccatcttccaaggatcgtagcgtcatgaaaattggcagctgtatgtagttctgatgacaatacaataatatggtactgtcgaactgatctgatgacggagacaggaggtggccataggaactctgtgatgaaataacgcaacctaattgtgttaggggtttttagaattgtctcgatgagtattagatgtctgtcgtaagaaaagtacagtcagcgataaaagcttgtaccaaaaattaaatttttgccaaaagcttattattagtattattactcGTATCTTTAAacagggtgtcattctgaatccctaacaacgtttgtcctaatgggcacatgccctaacgatcaattgtcataacgattattttccataatgtaaggttctgaaaaatggttaggttttagaacttgctgccacaaaggtgggttaggttagggttagaactgcgaccctcgcaaaaaagaaaatatgctgaataacattaggataagcaatcaataattagggaaaccaaaattagggtttttagtgttaggagaactgatcattatgacaaacaatattagggaatgcaaagataggagaaaagactttagggattcagatatagatcccttTAAACATATTACCCGCGCTTTTCCCTTATTCCGCTCACGTTCAACAAAAAACTTGACCTAAATATTCACATCATTCCTCTCTTACGATTCgccaaaacatgaaaaaaacataattcattTTATTGTAGCAAAGCTTTGATCTCGACTCAAAGACTTGTTTACAGCCCCCGGAAGCCTTTGAGTGGCAATGCGACCGCACATAATAACCGCTAATTGCCTGAATGTCGAACACAATAGCGGTGAGGGCTGGATTGCAATGATTATTTCGTTTTCGTAGTTTTGCAACAGAGTAAGGCACATACGAGGGGTGATCCAAAAGTAATGATAACTGAATACTTATTGAAtcggattaaaataaatacgtatgCCGTTACTGGCCATAAAGACTccttagtaaattaaaaaattaaaaattaaaaaatatgtatctgtcaGAGAGTTGCAGCTGTTTTTTCACGAGCAGTCGGAAAAATAACGCAAAAATGGAGAAAACTGAGGTGAGAGCGGTTATTAAATACTTCTGtttgaaaaaaatgtgtactaaaGATATATACGCTGAATTAGTGGGAACACTGGGCAAGTCCGCTCCGCCGTATTCCACAGTGGCACGGTGGTCAAAGGAGTTTAACTTGGGAAGAACATCCACTCAAGATGAACATCGCGAAGGCCGTCCATCTGTCGCCATTACTGGAGAAAACGTCAAAAAAATTCATGATCTCGTTTTAACAGATAGAAGGATGACTATCAGGCATCTAGTTGAGCTCACAGGCATCTCGTATGGCAGCATTCAAAGAATCTTAACTGATGAACTACACATGAAGAAAGTCTCCGCTCGTTGGGTGCCTAGAATGTTAACGGCtgaacaaaagaaaatacgatGTGAGATTTCGAAGTCTAATCTTGACAAATATCAAACTGATCCCGAAACATTTTTGCGTCGGTTTGTAACCATGGACGAGTCTTGGATCCACCATTTCGATCCTGAGACCAAACAGCAATCCATGACCTGGAAGCGAGCGTCTTTCCCTAcaccgaagaaattcaaggtagCAAGCTCCGCTGGTAAGGTCATGGCTTCAGTGTTTTGGGATGCTGAGGGAGTCATAATGATCGAATACCTGGAAAAGGGaaccactattacgggctcctACTACGCTGACCAAATACGCAGATTGAGAGaggcaatcaaagaaaagcggCGGGGTAAACTTCGAGCTGGGATCCTGTTTCACCAGGACAACGCACCGCCCCACAAGGCCGGCGTTGCGATGGCTGCCATCCGTGATTCAGGGTTCGAATTGCTGGAACACCCCCCATATTCGCCAGAcctagcccccagcgacttttATCTCTTTCCACGGCTGAAGGAAGATCTTAGAGGCAACAAATTTTTGAATGATGGCGAGGTAAAGGCCGCTGTGGAGGCATTTTTGGGGGGTCaagaaaaagattttttttttaaaggaattCGTGGTCTGGAGAAACGATGGTCTAAGTGTGTAGACTTGGAAGAAGATTacgtagaaaaataaattattttattaaacattttatgTGTCTTTCATACTGATTATCATTACTTTTGGATCACCCCTCGTAATTATCAACGATTACTCGCGTACGAGCGGCCTTAAGATCATTACTTGTAATGCATGTTATTTATAAGAAAGATGCAATGTAATTttatgaaaagatgtgtcccgccgagtttattgccggtcccatattgggataccctcctccaattgaggggggatctagacacgcggtagcgtgtccagccaagttcaaagaaaaaggaactggcgacgcagcaaccgtgtgtaatattacacgaaccatttcgagctacttttgaccccttcacaacttgaaaaccttaacctacacacatgaaatttggcacatgtattcaagtcccttagcttgtacaaaatacaaaatttcataaacatagctcaaccagttattgataaattaatgtttaaaaaccggcatttttgtgactgactgacatatagatcaaaaacctaacccacttccagatggcctagaaacttgaaatttgacatcaaggtagactattaggtgcatatagagggaaaaatcttaaaactggaaattattgatattttgatggaaaaaaataatgaatacttatagaccaaaaacctaacccacttctagatgacttagaaacttgatatttggcatcaaggtagactttTAGGTGCATATAgcgggaaaaatctgaaaactgaaaattattaatatttcgatggaaaaaattagttaatacttatagaccaaaaacctaacccacttctagatgacttacaaacttgatatttggcatcaaggtagacttttaggtgcatatagagggataAATCTGAAAACTATtaatatttcgatggaaaaaaaataattaatacttatataccaaaaacctaacccacttctagatgacttagaaacttgatattaggcatcaaggtagactattaggttcatatagagggaaaaatctgaaaactggatattattgatatttcggtggaaaaaaaaaatacttataaaccaaaaacctaacccacttctagatgacttagtaacttgatatttggaatcaaggtagactattaggtgcatatagagggaaaaatctgaaaactggaaattattgatatttcgatggaaaaaaattaattaatacttatagaccaaaaacctaacccacttctagatgacttagaaacttgatatttggcatgaaggtagactaATAGGTGCATAattgcatatagagggaaaaatctgaaaactggaaattattgatatttcgatggaaaaaaaataattaacactTACTTATAggccaaaaacctaacccacttctagatcacttacaaacttgatatttggcatgaaggtagactattaggcgtacacaaaataaaaaatccgaaaactgaaactttttgacaattaaccgcgcgttagcgagggtctccttttcagcttaggcaaacagctttcatgatgaatactatagtcatttgtgtacaaaaagtaatgatatcccaacaaaaacataaatgtgaaatgagagccaagttcaatattaagaatatgtgtcgttgttgactcgccgacaaaaaaattgagatctatatgggtgccaagttctgtggtctgtagaaaatcctgaaattataaaggatttgtcttggctagtttttaaaaacaaaccaaatttttgaaaaagtaacatagataaatgggtgccaagttctgtgctctGTAGataatcctgaaattataaaggatttgtcttggctagtttttaaaaacaaaccaaattttttttaaagtaacatagataaatatatattatctatatgcctatacttaaaagctagccaagacaaatcctttataatttcaggattttctacagagcacagaacttggcacccatatagatctcaatttttttgtcggcgagtcaacaacgacacatattcttaatattgaacttggctctcatttcacatttatgtttttgttgggatttcaatcttctcggggcagaggagGAAATTACGAATAACatattaattacctatacaaatataCGATACACATATACTATAATTGGGCCATGTTTACACATTTATTAGTGTGTATTGCGAGTTACTACAATTGTCACTACAtaaacgcaagtagcaaatgGATGAACTCGCAATACCTAAACACAATGGACCGCGAGCCAGGAACAGATTTCCACCATCCCGGGGGAAATCTCGTAAGTGGTTAAGGGCAATGTATAATGAACCCTCGttgacgtcagctgccgctctgtTGGTGGGttgcatttttgaagtgaaaacttctttagcggcgctgtgcactttttgaggtggggaaaaaatgttaaactcccgacaggtcacgtgaccgacagattcgacagattgaattcgtaagacggacacgtgacctgatcgaaaaactgttacaatgtcattgagttttcgcttctgccggcactcccggagtgcaacccgttgtttttgaagtgaaaacttctttagcgacgctgtgcacttttttaggtggggaaaaaatgttaaactcgagacagcgtaagacgatcacgtgaccgtaagaaggacacgtgacctgatcgaaaaactgttacatgtaatgtcattgagtttttctttattgatttaaatgccatctagtgagttccgctctaactggtattaatataactcgagtactaacagtgatgtgcttaggggtttcaagtaattaacgctaacgctagatggcgttaacctcatttatacatagtgcattttgcactagtcattaagttttcacttctaccggcactccctgagtgcaacccgttgttttttttatagtttaatcATTTTAGCATACTCTAGagtgttttttactaaaactgtGGTTGTGTGTTTAAAACTATGAAAAAAAGAGACCACTGCCATGGTAAAAAAAATTCAGCTTTGATAGTCAACTCTCAGTCTTTGTTTACAAGCCTCGCAATTCCCGCAAACGATTGAGGCACCCACGCAATGAGGCAACATAACAAAGTGTACTACATAATTGCCCTACTGTTGTAGCGCTATTGTTGTATACAGTAGCGCTTAGGGCCGATTGTTACGACTGTTTCGTTTAGTCGACTGTCAACGGGGAGATTAGTTTTGTACCGCTACAAAAAGCCGATTTGCGCCAACGAGCGTTTCCAAAATTACGtactttagatatatttatgtatttccgTACGTCAGGGTATATTTGAATTGACCATTATATGTTTATTGACATTGAGTTACACATGTTAAAATTCACACCGGCGCCGCCAttataacatgaaatttgaccTGAACATAATTCAAGTCATttatatctatgtctggtaGTAGTTTTCTatctattattaatttttatgaaTATCTATGTTACAAAAACGTTCATGCCAAGTTTCGAGTTTAAGTATGAGAGCGGATTTTTGGCGGCATGTTAGTAAGATTCTGAACACtaggatatatataatattacctatataattatgttttggatgcaatgcaataaaaatatcattCCATAAAGTAACCAATCTTTGTTCAACTTAGATACTCACACAAAttcacggcccgattcgaacaatgcttataagaagtcacagcggtacgataccgatctcttcgattcttataagcattgttcgaatcggacCGACAGGGAGGGGTGTATAGCTCGGAGCTATTCCGAGAATAACTATTCCATTGGGAAGACGCCACTTCTGTGTTGTTTCTATTAAAACGGAACACTATTTGTAATTAGTTGTATAAACAAGCTAAATGACTGGCTTAATCCTAAAGGTTACATTCAGATTGCGACCGCAGCAGTTTATTATTACAACGTTAAATAGTGACATTTTGATGTCTACTTGCATTCTTGTTGCGGCGTCGTTGCCGCCGATGTatttgtcaatttccttgataaaattagtGACGTTCGATACAACggcggcaacaacgacgccgcaacaCTAATGAAGCTGCAAAACCGTGCTTAAAATGACGCAGCTAGGgaaatccggatccggaatgtatgaaattatccggatctggatccggatccgcggtttttcccatacatttcggatccgtcctGCAAACCCTAGACGCAGCGCTGTTCGGCTCCATGCATTACGCGGTTACTCTGGTtgtcaaatatacatacaatacatatgtatatgtttgACAATTCAGTAACTATTAAGACGCGGTACAGCACCATTTTATACGGCTGTAAAATTGGGGGCTCAATTTTTTCTTATAAacttaacatatattatattacacaaTCAATATGCGACTTTTGTACAAACATAATGCAAATAATTTTGCACTGAAACGATTCAACTGTACCGTACCGAGCttacttaaaattaatttaccGATACTGAATGAAAATGTCTCcgcaatattttatgttttcccgGCGGACGCCGAGATAAATTAGGCTTGATTACCGCAAGTTTCAGCTCACTCGAGTAATGTTTTGATATACAACGGAAGCACGGGAAAGTTTAAATTGGTGCCTTAGTTTACCGACTTTTTTAGATTGAAAAATGAGGCCAATAAgtgttttgtttgtttcagaTTCATAATTAAACAAGGAGAACCAAGATTATCTACCCAGACTATGTAAGAAGACAGAATGCTGCACAGAACTTCCTCTTCTTCCCGGCGCCGCCGCGCGTCCCGAAGCGCAGCGACGTCTCCACAAGCTAGATCCCCTAGGTCATCAGCTCAGCCCTCAAGAAGGGCGTCACTAGCGACCACGGAGACTGACG harbors:
- the LOC134651725 gene encoding histone-lysine N-methyltransferase SETMAR-like; this encodes MEKTEVRAVIKYFCLKKMCTKDIYAELVGTLGKSAPPYSTVARWSKEFNLGRTSTQDEHREGRPSVAITGENVKKIHDLVLTDRRMTIRHLVELTGISYGSIQRILTDELHMKKVSARWVPRMLTAEQKKIRCEISKSNLDKYQTDPETFLRRFVTMDESWIHHFDPETKQQSMTWKRASFPTPKKFKVASSAGKVMASVFWDAEGVIMIEYLEKGTTITGSYYADQIRRLREAIKEKRRGKLRAGILFHQDNAPPHKAGVAMAAIRDSGFELLEHPPYSPDLAPSDFYLFPRLKEDLRGNKFLNDGEVKAAVEAFLGGQEKDFFFKGIRGLEKRWSKCVDLEEDYVEK